The sequence AACTGAGATCtggcatctttttatttttttaaccagaaattTTATCTTAGATACCCAAAGATTTCCTGTCACAAAGAACACTTGTTCTTTGCAAAGCATTTTACTTTGTGCAGTGCTATCTTCACCCACTTCTGGAGGAAATTCTTGAGCAGGTCTGCCTACAGACCCCTTTTAAACCCTGACACAACATTTTCGGACCTCCGAAATCACTTCACAGTTGTGATTTTCCACTCCCAGTATCCTGTCAAACCTTGACTTTTTCACTGGATTTGGGTTGCGGTTAGTGTTAATTACTGAACAGTGATGTTCTATGAGGTGGTTTCATCAAACCACTtgagttttttttgtgtgtggtttttttttttccattgagaTCTTATACtgagtattttttcccctgttgaGATTTTATATTAAGGTAGAAGAGAGCTACACTTGAAAAGATTATGGTCAGTTGTACTCTATAGGTGTCTAACATTGCATTGCTTGAAGTAATTCTAGGACAGCCAGACAGTTCTTTGCCCTTCTGATGAGTAATTGAATCAACCAAATGCAGCTGGATGTGTAATGGGGCATCAGTAATTTGTGACAGCTGCTGTTTCTAGACTCTATGTAGTGACTCGGCAAGTCAGAAAACTAGTTCTTTACTCCTTGTTAGGCTAGGAAACCTAGCGGTTTCCTGGAGTGAATCACATAATACATTGGTGTAATGAAACTGCTCTTGTTGCAGCTGCAAGTAGCCAAGCAGAGTAGCTTCAAGCTCCCTGGTTGGCCATGGAGATTTTGCTCCAACACCAGGCTTAATTTTTGTGAACCAGGACACAGTCCTCTGGCTTCATAATTGTTTGTCATCATGAATATTGTGAGCTGCAGGAAAGAATGCACATCATAGCAGACTGTCCTTACAAATATGAGTATTTTTTACCGAATGCCATTTTAACGTGTAGTACAAGCTGTCACAGAAAAACATGGTACAGTTTATAATGAAGAATAGTATAGAATTAAGTAGACAGTCATGtcttctttgtgtttttgaGCCACTCTATGGAATTTAATCAAGAATTGTATCTTCTCTGTATAGGATAGTCCAATAAACCTAGAGGAAAGATGTAATTCTCTATTTCTTATAACTCATTGTATTCCTTCCCCATCAGAACATCGTGGCCCATTGTGCAGCACTGATAACTTTTACAAGAATACCATAGATTTGCCATACAGAAATTCTTATCAGTATCATGGAATATATCAAAACctattaagaaaagaaagaattgtgTAGAGTAATTCATTGTAGTTCATTCAAAGCTGTAATGCAGTAAAAATATCTGGGGGAAATTCCTTTTTGAGGCCTGTTTCAAAAGAACAGCATTGTTTGCAGAAGAGCATTTTCCCTTCTAATGCGCCACTGAAATCAATCCCAGTCTTCCCCAGTGACAGGGGTGTCTCACAGTTAGCCTGCCACTGGCAATTCCCCTCAATGTGGTCAGCCTTCCTTTCACTGTCAGAGGCTGACCGGGGAGCCCAGCAGCTAGATTTATTAAAACCCTTGACTGAATCTCACTGCTTTCAAACTTTAGTAGCAGCCTGGGTTTTGAGTCCCAGTATACATCCTAAGTTGAAAATGAGAATAGAACAGTGCTTGAATTCCTGCAAGATTAGCCATTTTATAGGCATGAATGCTTGCTGGAGCTGAAATGCAGAATCTTTTGAGGTTCATTTATTGCTTGATTGTACGCACCGCCAGGTTCGCGTTCTCATTATCTGAGTTCTCACTGCAAAGATGAGGCCTAAGGAGCCCTTTGgtatttcaaacagaaataattgtaGCAGAGATTGACaatgtacatttaaaaacaaacactttgtTTGGAATAGATAATAGATAACACTGACAAAAGCAGTGCATTGGTAATTGGAGACCAtctcttgtttttcaaaagGGACGTAACCTGATATTAAGCTTGctagttttcaaaataaaattaaaataatttcatggtGTAAAAGACTGCTCAGTCTGAACATGTTCAGGGGCCCTGGAAAAGATGACAAGTCCAGAATACAAAAGCAAGGCACTACCTTACTTGAGTCAGAGTGGATTTTTTTAGATGTATCTCAAAAACATACAGACAATAAATATCTGTATTACTTGCAGTTTTCTTAATTGAACTATTTGCACATATCCACATCCTGGGAAAGTATTTAACTTACTTTGGATGTCTGCTTTAGATTGAGAAGAATATGACTGTACAGACATTTGTTTCTTCATGACAGAGTGGAGAACCCCAGATGACTACCTGACATTCAGGTGTCTGTACTATAGACACTTTTGATCAGCTCAGTCCCACCCATTTGATTTCTTTGAGACTGGAAAGATGGATTTTGCTTTGATTGCATCGTGTGTGTGCATTAATTATGGATAGTAGATGGCAGTGTCTTATGTTCACTCTGTCTAGAGCATGTGGAAGTTGAAGAAGCAAAATTTAAATTGTTGATAAGTGGTGAGGAGAACAAAAGACACTAATTCTCAAAGTGTTGATTCTGTGGGCCCAAACTGTAAAGTCTCTTTCAAACACTGTGCAAATAGATACATTAAAGGATTTTTCAGATGTGCCCAGACATGCTTTGCTGGTGTGGTGCCACGATGGAGACAGCAGAGAAAGCTCTAGTAGCATCATGTGGCTCAGCTTTTGGAAGCTATGTAACTGTGCACACACAGTATGTATAAGCCACCCTGTTTAGGGGGTAACATTTGTTTAGTCAATTGAATGCAAGTTGTTCTATGTTGCTTCCCCTCAGGGTCAGCAAGTGGATAATAGCCCTCCTCCTTCACAAGGGTAGATGGAGCCCTACATTTGGGGCAGGCACCCAAATTGCTAGCCGTTCTGCAGCAAGGCTGTCCCGGGGTCTGAAGGAGCTGTTGTCCCTCGTGTCAGTTGTTAAACATTTTCCAGAGCAGTGAGAATCATGGATGACACTGTGCTGTCTCCAGAGTGCAGTGTAGATGACCCAGACTGGAGTCACTTCTCTGCTGAAAAATCTGGGGACAGCAGAGGTGAATACAAACTGGAGCAGTTCCAAAACAGGTGAGAGAAGGGACCAGAATAGCTTATGTAGCAGCACTCACCTGGAAGaggtaaatgagaaaaatatgaaattaaaccCAAATCTCTGGCATTCCTGGTGAATGCACTTACCTGGTTGGGTTGCTCTTCTTCTGGTTACCCTTGGTTTTCTTGAAGAATTCTGTAGACAttgaatttttttctccctgcaaaatatgaaattttgtcgctctaaaaaaaaaaaacagctaatgCATGAAGACAGTATGTTCCCACCACTTCTCCAGATactcataaaaatgaaaccaaattgTTGCAGCCACTTTGGAAAAATATACAAGccttaataaaacaaaacaaaaataaaataaaataaaataaaataaaatagaataataaaataaaataaaataaaataaaataacaaaccCTTCCAGTATACTTTATGCTATCTCACAGCAATGCATAAGTTGAAGAAATAAGGAGTAGGTAAATGATAGTTATAGAACAATTCTGCCATAGTTAGTTATTTAGAGTGTTATTGGTACTACTCTTCATATTCCTTCCTCCTGTAACAACAAGATACCTTTGCTTTTTAGTGGCTAAATAGAAAGATCTAAGAGAATCTCAGATAGGAAAAATATGTACCAGTGAATTTTACAAACTTGCAGAATTTTCATGACATTTTGTCCCTTAGAGTTTCAAACTCTAGTTTCCAGAAATTTCTGACCCTACAACATCAAGAAACGTTGAACCTTTATACAATCCCTTGAATAACTCTGAACACATTCCGTCCCATGATGTTTAAAATTCAAGGGGGAAATTTCTCCCCCATTTGCGAAGAGACAATAATTGACACATTGCAGGTGTGGCTACCAAAGGTGCATGAGAATTAAACAGTTATCATGCATTTTGTGCATGATGAGTGCATGAGATGTGTGTGCAAAAGGATGAGTACAAAATGTGTGCTACTATTCTAAAGAGAAGTTTTCCTTTGCAAGTCTTGTCTGAGAAAACACTGTTAAAACATCCTTTCAGAGATTTTTAACTGGTCTGTCACAAACACTGGAGTCTCTGGATACTGTGTTTctttcaagatttattttattccactATTACTTTGTATTTGAGGGCGGGGgttatctttgtttttctgagactaggccattattttttcttgcatttgaaGAAAGGAAACCAGCTGAAGGGTGTGTGATCATGGAGTGCACatgaagaggggaaaaggaggagataGGAGACACATTTCATCCTGTTTTACTGTCtgtcaaagaagagaaaaagggaattaTGACAGTGGCCTCTTTGAGTTTGTTCCCTTTCATTGGGTGCACTGTaccttttttctcctgattATTACTACCATTATACATAATTATGCAATTATACctcctaaaagagaaaaagcatttggTTGATACTATGTGCACTTAGATATTTGGCAAACAGGCCATATAAATTGCACTCTGTATGATTGCGCTGTAAGGGGAGTAGGTGGAAATTCTTTTCACATccagtttgaaaaataaaaagcatgtgTCTCTTCAGAGAGACATTATCTCACATTCTTTGAatataaaagaatataaataggTTAGGTACAAAGAGTAGGgtgtgaattaaaaaacaacagcctAAAAGCTTGACATTAGGCCCATGGCAAGCACTCAGTGTTGTTCTACACTTAATGGTAAAaggctgtttttatttctgtggaatATAAACTCCAACTAGGGAATAGAAATGGTCTCCAGGGATGTGAGGGAGGTCTACTTGAGCAAAATCCTGGAATTCAAAATGAATAgtcttacagaaaaatattactgaaagcaagaaatgtGAGAGAGGGCCATGGAGGGTGTAGCAGAACAGGCTGGCCCTCTGCAGGCTTCAtatccccccccacccccacccccaccccgccccaTCTCCATGGAGCACACAGAGTCcactagtttaaaaaaaaaaaaaaaaagtcccattgATGAAAGTAGTCTTTTTATACCCTCTTATATTGCACCAGTCATTGTTTGATTGGTTTGATACtctattttttctgaagtgataGCAGCACTGAAGCTTTTTCCCCAAGTTTGAGAAGATTTCAACTCCACCAGTCTCTGGCCATAATCCAGAATCAAAAACAGTGCACCATCTGGTGATCATTATCTTTAAGCACTGAGAAGAGATGGCTTAGCTAGAGagggaaatatttctttccagaCTTTAGAAGATATGTGACTAGTGCTGTAATTCATCTGCTTCACTCAGTATGGCCACCACAGCATGACtctcagaaatgtttaaaagccATGAGCAGTAGGACTGCTGTTTAGTGATCTGTTTTAATTCAGCTTAAATCAGATCCCAGCTGTTTAAGCaaaacagagctggaaaatATTCTCAAGTAATGTGATCTGTGTTTGATAATCCCTTTGGTTTGCTCCTTTGTTTAGCCAAAGAAACATGAGGAAGAGGATGGAACTACAGACACTGCAACCTCATCATCCAACAATCATGAAAAGGACAGTGGGGTGGGACCTACAGATGAAAGTTTGCGTAATGATGAGAGCTCGGAGCAAGAAAATGCACCTGAGGAGCAGAACAGCGCTACCCTGCAGTGCAAACAGGAGCTGGGTCACAGCCAGGATACGTTAGGAAGTGTTGAGCTCCAGTGCAATGAAAGCTTTTTGTCGGGGGAATACGTTGAGTCTGATTTCATAGGGAACCCAGAGGAGGAATGTGAAAGGTTTCGACAGCTGCTGGAACTGAAGTGCAAGATTCGAAACCATGGGGAGTACGACCTGTATTACTCGAGCAGCACAATAGAGTGCAACAGAAGAGAGCAAGACGGGGTGGAGCATGAGCTACAACTGCTCAATGAGGAACTGAGGAACATTGAACTCGAATGTCAGAATATTATGCAAGCTCACCGACTCCAAAAGGTGAGGGATCAGTACGGAGACATTTGGGCTTTACATGATGAAGGGTTCAGGAATTACAACACCAGCATAGATGTGCAAAGAGGCAAACTGGATGACATCATGGAGCACCCGGAGAAGTCCGACAAGGACAGCTCCAGTGCCTACAACACGGCAGAAAGTTGCAGGAGCACTCCCTTGACCGTGGAGCGATCCCCTGACAACTCTCTCCAGCGGATGATCAGCATCACCAACAGGAAGAACCTGAGGAGCACAATTGTGGCTAATCAGTCATCCTCAGGACAAAGCAACAAGGAGACAACCTCAGCCAAAACCAAACCTACTGAACAAAACAGTGCTGCTGAAGACACCGTGCTGGCATCAGAAAGTGGCAAATTCACAGaccaagaaaagcagagcagcgAGCACATTCCCTACCTGTCCCCATATCACAGCTCTTCTTACAGGTATGGGAATATACCTGCTCATGCAAAGCATTATCAAAGCTACATGCAGCTGATCCAGCAGAAGTCAGCTGTGGAGTACGCCCAAAGCCAACTCAGCCTGGTGAGCATGTGCAAAGACTCACAGAAGTGTGCGGAGCCTAAGATGGAATGGAAAGTGAAAATAAGGAGCGATGGGACGAGATATATCACAAAGAGACCAGTTCGAGACAGAATCCTGAAGGAACGTGCCTTAAAAATTAAAGAGGAGCGCAGTGGAATGACGACAGATGATGATACAATGAGTGAGATGAAGATGGGTCGCTACTGGAGCAAAGAAGAGCGGAAGCAGCATTTGGTGCGAGCTAAGGAGCAGAGGAGGCGACGGGAGTTCATGATGCGTAGCAGGCTGGAGTGTCTCAAGGAAAGTCCGCAGAGTGGCAGCGAGGGCAAAAAGGAAATTAACATTATTGAACTGAGTCacaaaaagatgatgaaaaagagaaacaagaaaatcttGGACAACTGGATGACAATCCAAGAACTGATGACACATGGTGCTAAATCTCCAGACGGCACAAGAGTGCACAATGCCTTTTTATCAGTTACTACTGTATGAACGCAACTTCTTTCAGAGAGTATACTACCAGTTTAGGTAGAGTACGATTGCCTCGTTCAATGtggcatttttatatattttgtgaCTGTTTATAGTTTGACCTTTTTTGTAAGCAAAATTACCTggtaatttttcatttgtttttcatataacGGTACCTTCTTTATCTGGCAGTCTTTCCTTATCCTGCAATATATTCATATTACtcatttgtagaaaaaaaaaatgaaaaagaaaagcaaaacaaacaaaaaaaaagtggagaaacCAATTAATTTCTTAACCTAATACATATTCTTTAAGTTCAGATCTGGGTTTATTTctctagttttcttttttctactttaGTAACAATACaataccaaaacaaaatgctttataCTGTATTCTTGGCTTAACAAATTGTTGAAGTTTTACATTGTAGATTGCATCTGTTTATAAATCATATGTCACATCTCGTCATATAGATAAGAATGACCTTTTCCAACAACACATTGTACAGTACATTTAATCTGTAAATTGCAATTGTATTTGTCCAAGTAAAGTGTAGGTGGGCAATTCTCCTGTGTTCTGTAGTGGCATTGGTCATGTAGCTAGGCAGTCTGTGATAATTGTgaagatgaaagagaaataaattattgcttatctttaagaaaaaaaaggtcaagaGTTTGATTTCAATTGACCATCTGCCTTTAAAGGATGATTTGTTTCACCATGCATGATTTTTACAGCATATAGAGATTTCAAAAACACAAGACATGATTCCATCATTCCATTGGCTAGTTCTTAtgaattagctttttttttttttttccagaatacaCATCGGTGTGtggctcttttcttttcttttcttttcttttcttttcttttcttttcttttcttttcttttctttt comes from Anser cygnoides isolate HZ-2024a breed goose chromosome 1, Taihu_goose_T2T_genome, whole genome shotgun sequence and encodes:
- the PDZRN4 gene encoding PDZ domain-containing RING finger protein 4 isoform X3, whose translation is MDSVHLLKERLTKVCGQETTISSPGQAEREKVVAGVAGRRLCRGTAKAGEPTPLTIMLHRENDTLGFNIIGGRPNQNNQEESAEGIYVSKILENGPADKAEGLQIHDKIIEVNGKDLSKATHEEAVEAFRNAKEPIVVQVLRRAPISKTHGSSQDVRLVDACTQTDITFEHIMALAKLRPSTPPVPDICPFLLSDSCHSLHPAEHEFYEGNEYLSSLPADADRTEDFEYEEVELCRISSQEKLGLTVCYRTDDEEDTGIYVSEVDPNSIAARDGRIREGDRILQINGQDVQNREEAVALLSSDECKKIVLLVARPELQLEEGWLDDERNEFLEELNLEMLEEQHNEAMQYTANEVEQPKKHEEEDGTTDTATSSSNNHEKDSGVGPTDESLRNDESSEQENAPEEQNSATLQCKQELGHSQDTLGSVELQCNESFLSGEYVESDFIGNPEEECERFRQLLELKCKIRNHGEYDLYYSSSTIECNRREQDGVEHELQLLNEELRNIELECQNIMQAHRLQKVRDQYGDIWALHDEGFRNYNTSIDVQRGKLDDIMEHPEKSDKDSSSAYNTAESCRSTPLTVERSPDNSLQRMISITNRKNLRSTIVANQSSSGQSNKETTSAKTKPTEQNSAAEDTVLASESGKFTDQEKQSSEHIPYLSPYHSSSYRYGNIPAHAKHYQSYMQLIQQKSAVEYAQSQLSLVSMCKDSQKCAEPKMEWKVKIRSDGTRYITKRPVRDRILKERALKIKEERSGMTTDDDTMSEMKMGRYWSKEERKQHLVRAKEQRRRREFMMRSRLECLKESPQSGSEGKKEINIIELSHKKMMKKRNKKILDNWMTIQELMTHGAKSPDGTRVHNAFLSVTTV
- the PDZRN4 gene encoding PDZ domain-containing RING finger protein 4 isoform X5, whose translation is MGCNLCTFQKREEHYKLLYEVSQVNGKDLSKATHEEAVEAFRNAKEPIVVQVLRRAPISKTHGSSQDVRLVDACTQTDITFEHIMALAKLRPSTPPVPDICPFLLSDSCHSLHPAEHEFYEGNEYLSSLPADADRTEDFEYEEVELCRISSQEKLGLTVCYRTDDEEDTGIYVSEVDPNSIAARDGRIREGDRILQINGQDVQNREEAVALLSSDECKKIVLLVARPELQLEEGWLDDERNEFLEELNLEMLEEQHNEAMQYTANEVEQPKKHEEEDGTTDTATSSSNNHEKDSGVGPTDESLRNDESSEQENAPEEQNSATLQCKQELGHSQDTLGSVELQCNESFLSGEYVESDFIGNPEEECERFRQLLELKCKIRNHGEYDLYYSSSTIECNRREQDGVEHELQLLNEELRNIELECQNIMQAHRLQKVRDQYGDIWALHDEGFRNYNTSIDVQRGKLDDIMEHPEKSDKDSSSAYNTAESCRSTPLTVERSPDNSLQRMISITNRKNLRSTIVANQSSSGQSNKETTSAKTKPTEQNSAAEDTVLASESGKFTDQEKQSSEHIPYLSPYHSSSYRYGNIPAHAKHYQSYMQLIQQKSAVEYAQSQLSLVSMCKDSQKCAEPKMEWKVKIRSDGTRYITKRPVRDRILKERALKIKEERSGMTTDDDTMSEMKMGRYWSKEERKQHLVRAKEQRRRREFMMRSRLECLKESPQSGSEGKKEINIIELSHKKMMKKRNKKILDNWMTIQELMTHGAKSPDGTRVHNAFLSVTTV
- the PDZRN4 gene encoding PDZ domain-containing RING finger protein 4 isoform X4, with the translated sequence MLHRENDTLGFNIIGGRPNQNNQEESAEGIYVSKILENGPADKAEGLQIHDKIIEVNGKDLSKATHEEAVEAFRNAKEPIVVQVLRRAPISKTHGSSQDVRLVDACTQTDITFEHIMALAKLRPSTPPVPDICPFLLSDSCHSLHPAEHEFYEGNEYLSSLPADADRTEDFEYEEVELCRISSQEKLGLTVCYRTDDEEDTGIYVSEVDPNSIAARDGRIREGDRILQINGQDVQNREEAVALLSSDECKKIVLLVARPELQLEEGWLDDERNEFLEELNLEMLEEQHNEAMQYTANEVEQPKKHEEEDGTTDTATSSSNNHEKDSGVGPTDESLRNDESSEQENAPEEQNSATLQCKQELGHSQDTLGSVELQCNESFLSGEYVESDFIGNPEEECERFRQLLELKCKIRNHGEYDLYYSSSTIECNRREQDGVEHELQLLNEELRNIELECQNIMQAHRLQKVRDQYGDIWALHDEGFRNYNTSIDVQRGKLDDIMEHPEKSDKDSSSAYNTAESCRSTPLTVERSPDNSLQRMISITNRKNLRSTIVANQSSSGQSNKETTSAKTKPTEQNSAAEDTVLASESGKFTDQEKQSSEHIPYLSPYHSSSYRYGNIPAHAKHYQSYMQLIQQKSAVEYAQSQLSLVSMCKDSQKCAEPKMEWKVKIRSDGTRYITKRPVRDRILKERALKIKEERSGMTTDDDTMSEMKMGRYWSKEERKQHLVRAKEQRRRREFMMRSRLECLKESPQSGSEGKKEINIIELSHKKMMKKRNKKILDNWMTIQELMTHGAKSPDGTRVHNAFLSVTTV
- the PDZRN4 gene encoding PDZ domain-containing RING finger protein 4 isoform X2 gives rise to the protein MNTIVFLLGCLRNSASLFLATRHFHEPLFVFFVLWIFLLNSSYKCFFIFPQVCGQETTISSPGQAEREKVVAGVAGRRLCRGTAKAGEPTPLTIMLHRENDTLGFNIIGGRPNQNNQEESAEGIYVSKILENGPADKAEGLQIHDKIIEVNGKDLSKATHEEAVEAFRNAKEPIVVQVLRRAPISKTHGSSQDVRLVDACTQTDITFEHIMALAKLRPSTPPVPDICPFLLSDSCHSLHPAEHEFYEGNEYLSSLPADADRTEDFEYEEVELCRISSQEKLGLTVCYRTDDEEDTGIYVSEVDPNSIAARDGRIREGDRILQINGQDVQNREEAVALLSSDECKKIVLLVARPELQLEEGWLDDERNEFLEELNLEMLEEQHNEAMQYTANEVEQPKKHEEEDGTTDTATSSSNNHEKDSGVGPTDESLRNDESSEQENAPEEQNSATLQCKQELGHSQDTLGSVELQCNESFLSGEYVESDFIGNPEEECERFRQLLELKCKIRNHGEYDLYYSSSTIECNRREQDGVEHELQLLNEELRNIELECQNIMQAHRLQKVRDQYGDIWALHDEGFRNYNTSIDVQRGKLDDIMEHPEKSDKDSSSAYNTAESCRSTPLTVERSPDNSLQRMISITNRKNLRSTIVANQSSSGQSNKETTSAKTKPTEQNSAAEDTVLASESGKFTDQEKQSSEHIPYLSPYHSSSYRYGNIPAHAKHYQSYMQLIQQKSAVEYAQSQLSLVSMCKDSQKCAEPKMEWKVKIRSDGTRYITKRPVRDRILKERALKIKEERSGMTTDDDTMSEMKMGRYWSKEERKQHLVRAKEQRRRREFMMRSRLECLKESPQSGSEGKKEINIIELSHKKMMKKRNKKILDNWMTIQELMTHGAKSPDGTRVHNAFLSVTTV